Proteins encoded together in one Priestia aryabhattai window:
- the bluB gene encoding 5,6-dimethylbenzimidazole synthase: MHSFTNDEKQAVYKAIYGRRDVRTFLSDEIPNETVYNILQAAHSGPSVGFMQPWNFILVSDAEVKNRLAWAADKERRALAIHYEGEKKEDFLELKIQGLKEAPLTICVTCDPTRGGSHVLGRNSIPETDMLSTACAIQNMWLASYAEGLAMGWVSFYKKNDIRDILYIPPHIDPVALMSIGYTDKYPEKPILEQANWEKRRDLDKLIYHNVWKNEKE, encoded by the coding sequence ATGCACTCATTTACAAATGACGAAAAGCAAGCGGTATACAAAGCGATTTACGGAAGAAGAGATGTACGAACATTTTTGTCTGATGAGATTCCTAATGAAACGGTTTATAATATTTTACAGGCTGCTCACAGCGGTCCTTCTGTCGGATTTATGCAGCCTTGGAATTTTATATTAGTATCTGATGCAGAAGTGAAAAATAGACTTGCTTGGGCAGCAGATAAAGAGAGAAGAGCACTGGCTATTCATTATGAAGGTGAAAAGAAAGAAGATTTTTTAGAGCTAAAGATTCAAGGATTAAAAGAAGCACCCTTAACAATTTGTGTAACGTGTGATCCAACAAGAGGAGGCTCTCATGTTCTCGGAAGAAACTCAATTCCAGAAACTGATATGCTGTCAACTGCATGTGCGATTCAAAATATGTGGCTTGCTTCATATGCAGAAGGACTAGCAATGGGGTGGGTGAGTTTTTATAAGAAAAATGATATACGTGACATTTTATATATTCCTCCTCATATTGATCCTGTAGCTCTCATGTCAATTGGTTACACAGATAAATACCCTGAGAAACCAATCTTAGAACAAGCTAACTGGGAAAAAAGAAGGGATTTAGACAAGCTAATTTATCATAATGTATGGAAAAACGAAAAAGAATAG